Proteins encoded by one window of Geobacter sp. DSM 9736:
- a CDS encoding putative phage abortive infection protein has translation MRLISETFSKWLIGVGLALVATFVALFLYKSGCFDTSCPINTGVFGQFGDTVGGLVGSLWALAGVVLFYINLKEQRADITKNLSAINKQTETLELQRVELELQRKENERTREVFEQQKRVLEEQSKTVRTQQFESNFYSLLDVFIKIRNNLDALDSNRSFFATIQKIMHDKYENTTCPIQDHKRSKVLYEEVYFDNKGKLSHYLQTIYRIIKIIDESTLNDKSKFFYSKIIRSQFSENELLVLYYNSHITFGLRFYPLILRYNLLKHLPCLTKLELKSAELSLGLEEAQKLYFMTWMDVFLEEELNPAYEDMVNSGLDEYLKSRECRIVNGLTVEIKIVRDIAIGFHFSVAKPLSDDSFKMFMLRYLYDRLYFSRYLDVDDPESITMMSGVSGSCKHYIFTVKSQKELKVNSDLY, from the coding sequence ATGCGCTTAATTTCGGAAACTTTTTCAAAATGGCTTATCGGAGTTGGACTCGCCTTAGTTGCAACATTTGTAGCTCTTTTTTTATATAAGTCTGGTTGCTTTGATACGTCATGTCCTATAAATACTGGTGTATTTGGCCAGTTCGGCGATACGGTAGGAGGATTAGTTGGCTCTCTTTGGGCGCTTGCGGGAGTAGTGTTATTTTATATCAATTTGAAAGAACAGCGAGCGGACATAACGAAAAATTTGTCAGCCATAAATAAACAAACCGAAACGCTTGAGCTTCAAAGAGTGGAGCTTGAGTTGCAACGTAAAGAAAATGAGCGTACACGGGAGGTCTTTGAGCAGCAGAAGAGGGTTTTAGAGGAACAATCAAAAACGGTTAGAACACAACAGTTCGAATCTAACTTTTATTCATTGTTAGACGTTTTTATTAAAATAAGAAATAATCTGGATGCATTGGATTCGAATAGAAGCTTTTTTGCTACTATACAAAAGATTATGCATGATAAATATGAAAATACTACGTGCCCTATACAAGATCATAAGCGAAGTAAAGTTCTGTACGAAGAGGTATATTTTGATAACAAGGGAAAGTTGTCCCATTATTTACAAACAATTTATAGAATAATAAAAATAATAGACGAAAGTACGCTGAATGACAAAAGTAAATTTTTTTACAGTAAGATAATAAGGTCACAATTTTCTGAAAACGAACTTCTTGTATTATACTATAATTCACATATAACTTTTGGTCTTCGCTTTTATCCTCTTATACTACGTTACAATTTGCTAAAGCACCTCCCGTGTCTCACAAAACTTGAATTAAAGAGTGCAGAATTAAGCTTAGGTCTTGAGGAGGCGCAGAAGTTATATTTTATGACGTGGATGGATGTTTTTCTTGAAGAAGAACTAAATCCAGCTTATGAAGACATGGTGAATTCAGGGTTAGATGAATATCTTAAGTCCAGGGAGTGCCGCATTGTAAACGGGCTGACAGTCGAGATAAAAATTGTGCGAGATATTGCTATTGGTTTTCACTTCTCCGTAGCCAAGCCGTTGAGTGACGACTCTTTTAAGATGTTCATGCTTCGGTATCTCTATGATCGCCTTTACTTTAGTCGTTACTTAGATGTTGACGACCCCGAATCAATTACTATGATGAGTGGTGTATCTGGTAGTTGCAAGCACTATATATTTACTGTTAAAAGCCAAAAAGAGCTTAAAGTTAATTCAGATTTATATTAA
- a CDS encoding GIY-YIG nuclease family protein yields the protein MNYIYIKKFSDVNGYDLPSYKKIGFAKDVEERRKQLSGTKSPIFVETICAWELPDDNARAVEQAIHGLLLNKRTDGEWFIDEENSIVDAISRLMSAFKMKQVDISGYEEKEMVIKRNNNLSEIMEDYLLRIKAECKIDFQYKCNAVEITMLSAPNTFYLQMRKKKYPRLVVTGNIFKNNFDFIKDILGREEAGKRVDEKAYDCGYWDDVSPKESAKLINALLEKHMNAKAEGQSST from the coding sequence CGGCTATGATCTACCAAGTTATAAAAAAATCGGGTTCGCTAAAGATGTAGAGGAAAGAAGAAAACAGCTTTCAGGGACCAAGTCTCCTATTTTCGTCGAAACTATATGTGCTTGGGAGTTGCCAGATGACAACGCTAGGGCAGTAGAGCAGGCAATACATGGGTTACTTTTAAATAAACGAACAGATGGAGAATGGTTTATAGATGAAGAAAATTCAATTGTAGATGCAATCAGTAGGTTGATGTCAGCATTTAAAATGAAACAGGTTGATATTTCAGGATACGAAGAAAAAGAAATGGTTATAAAGCGTAACAACAATCTGTCAGAAATTATGGAAGATTATCTTTTAAGAATTAAAGCAGAATGTAAGATAGACTTTCAATACAAATGTAACGCTGTAGAGATAACAATGCTGAGCGCACCTAATACGTTCTATCTACAAATGAGAAAGAAAAAATATCCAAGACTAGTTGTAACTGGAAACATTTTTAAGAATAACTTTGATTTTATTAAAGATATATTGGGTAGAGAGGAGGCCGGGAAAAGGGTAGATGAGAAAGCTTATGACTGTGGATATTGGGATGACGTTTCACCCAAAGAAAGTGCGAAATTGATAAATGCTCTTTTAGAAAAACATATGAATGCAAAAGCAGAGGGTCAGTCCTCGACATAG